One Leucoraja erinacea ecotype New England chromosome 3, Leri_hhj_1, whole genome shotgun sequence genomic window carries:
- the ppp1r3b gene encoding protein phosphatase 1 regulatory subunit 3B, with protein sequence MNCSSMLEILSPTSTMPIDIAMQLYLPPPFKQLSYTRKRTLKVTQPLRPCIHLHLGEDTSDNKHRTKEQKHVSFADSKGLPLTAVKFFDLHSLDFSFNIDELISSLVDLKTADKDNLLLDFAQPSSDFLDFKNRLETESVCLENCLLQEGMIMGTIKVKNIAFEKSLKVRITFDTWKTFQDHDCCYVHDLYGGSDRDTFSFEIRLQEYIAPHERIEFAICYESDGKIFWDSNKGLNYRLIRSELTHTPEIGKTSQSLDALLTDSDQMPGYGIEYDRYGGLRCSYGVFPEWPSYTGYDKMGPYY encoded by the exons ATGAATTGCAGCAG CATGCTTGAGATCTTATCTCCAACATCCACAATGCCAATTGACATCGCTATGCAGCTCTACCTTCCTCCTCCGTTCAAACAACTGAGCTACACACGAAAGAGAACACTGAAAGTAACCCAACCACTGCGGCCATGCATCCACCTTCACCTTGGTGAAGATACATCAGATAATAAGCACAGAACCAAGGAGCAGAAGCATGTTTCCTTTGCCGACAGTAAGGGCTTGCCGTTGACTGCAGTTAAGTTCTTTGATTTACACAGTTTAGATTTTTCCTTCAATATTGATGAGTTGATCAGTAGTTTAGTAGACCTAAAGACAGCAGACAAAGACAACCTGCTCTTAGATTTTGCACAGCCTTCGTCTGATTTCCTGGATTTCAAGAACCGCCTGGAAACTGAATCTGTCTGTCTTGAGAATTGCTTGTTACAGGAGGGTATGATTATGGGGACTATCAAGGTGAAAAATATTGCATTTGAGAAGTCTTTGAAAGTAAGGATAACATTTGACACTTGGAAAACGTTCCAGGACCATGACTGCTGCTATGTGCACGATCTTTACGGTGGCTCCGATAGAGACACTTTTTCATTTGAGATCCGCTTGCAGGAATACATTGCCCCACATGAAAGGATAGAGTTTGCCATCTGTTACGAAAGTGATGGGAAGATCTTTTGGGATAGTAACAAAGGGCTAAACTACAGGTTAATCCGATCGGAGCTGACACACACTCCGGAGATAGGAAAAACAAGTCAGTCACTGGATGCTTTATTGACTGATTCTGACCAAATGCCAGGGTACGGGATTGAATATGATCGCTATGGTGGACTGAGGTGCTCCTATGGCGTGTTCCCTGAATGGCCTAGCTACACTGGTTACGACAAGATGGGACCTTACTACTGA